The stretch of DNA GAGCCGCTGGCGCATGGCGGGCGGGCCGTCCGGCCAGTCCCAGACGAAGAACCCGATGCGCGTCGCCGCCTCGACGGTCAGCGTCTCCCGTGCCAGCAGCCCGGCCACCTCGCTGCGCGCCCCGGCACTGCCCGCCTCGGCCTGGACATGATCGTCCAGGCGCAGATGGAGCTCGCCCTGGAGCAGCGCATCCAGCCGACCCGGCAGCCGCGATGGCACGGCGGCCATGCGCCTCACCGCCGGCGTCCAGTCCTGGCCATGGCGGCCGTCGCCGCGGCTGATCGCCCGCACCAGCCAACCGTCCCGGTAGATCAGGGTCACCGCCACGCCGTCCACCTTGGGCTGCACCCACACCTCGTCTCGCCGCGCCAGCCAGCGGCGCACCGCGTCCTCATCCTCGAGCTTGGCAAGCCCCGTCTGGGCCACGGGATGAGGGACGGGGCCGGCGGGGGGCGAGCGGTCGTGCCCGTCCGCCTCGCCCCTGTCCGGAAGGCAGCGCTGCCAGGTCTCGAACTGCCGGCGTGCCTGGTCGTAGATGGCGTCGCTGACCGGAGACTCGCCGCGACGATAGTAGGCGTCGTCCCACTCGGCCAGCCGTCGGGCCAGGGCGACGACCTCGGACTCGGAGGGCACGTCGGCCCCGGCGGGACAGCTCGCGGCCCGGACCAGCGAGCTCCAGAGGAACGGAGCCAGGGTCAGGGACCCGATGATCGAGAGGGCCAGGAGTCCAACGGCCAGGGCTCGGGGTGTCATGGCAGCTCCCGCGGGTGAACTGCCTTGACCATAGCAACGGGCCCCGCCTGGCGCTGCCAGCGGGGCCCGTCATCGCCTGTAGGCGATCGCCTACAGGCCGGCGGCCTGGCGCAGGGCGGCGGCCCGGTCGGTCTTCTCCCAGGGGAAGGCCGTGAAGGTCTCGGTGTGCTCGTGGCCCTCGGTATCGGTCCAGCGGTAGCTCGCCTCGAAGGGCTCGCGACCGAAGTGGCCGTAGGCCGCGGTCAGCTGGTACATGGGGTGCAGCAGGTCGAGCATGCGGGTGATGGCGTTGGGCCGCAGGTCGAAGTGCTCGCGTACCAGCGCGATGATCCGGGCGTCATCCACCCGGCCGGTGCCGAAGGTGTTGACGGAGACCGAGGTGGGCTCGGCCACGCCGATGGCGTAGGAGACCTGGATCTCGCACTTGTCGGCGAGCCCCGCGGCGACCAGGTTCTTGGCGACATAGCGGCCGGCATAGGCGGCGCTGCGGTCGACCTTGGAGGGATCCTTGCCGGAGAAGGCGCCACCGCCGTGGCGGGCCATGCCGCCGTAGGTGTCGACGATGATCTTGCGCCCGGTCAGGCCGCAGTCGCCCACCGGGCCGCCGATCACGAACTTGCCGGTGGGGTTGATGTGGTACTGGGTGGTCGCGGTCAGCCACTCGGCGGGGATCACCTGCTCGATGATCTCGCGGCGGACCATCAGGCGCAGCTCCTCCTGGTCGATCTCCGGGTCATGCTGGGTGGAGAGCACCACCGCATCCACGGCGCAGGGCTTGCCGGCCTCGTCGTAGCGGAAGGTGAGCTGGCTCTTGGCGTCCGGGCGCAGCCAGGGCAGCAGGCCATGACGGCGGAGCTCGGCCTGGCGCTCCACCAGCCGGTGGGCATAGTGGATCGGCGCCGGCATGTAGGAGTCGGTCTCGTTGGTGGCGTAGCCGAACATCAGGCCCTGGTCGCCGGCTCCCTGGTCCTCGGGCTTGCGGCGGTCGACGCCCTGGGCGATGTCCACGCTCTGCTTGCCGATCAGGTTGAGCACGCCGCAGGTCTGGCCGTCGAAGCCCACGTCCGAGGAGGTATAGCCGATGCCGGTGATCACCTCGCGCACCAGGGTCTCGAGGTCGACCCAGGCCGAGGTGGTGATCTCGCCGGCCACGATGGCCACGCCTGTCTTGACCAGCGTCTCGCAGGCCACCCGGGCGTTCTTGTCCCGGGCGATGATGGCATCGAGCACCGCATCGGAGATCTGGTCGGCGATCTTGTCCGGATGCCCTTCGGACACGGACTCGGAGGTGAACAGGGAGTATTCGCTCATGGCGTCCTCGGCCCTCTTGATATCGGCAATAGGCAGTCGCGAAGTCTACACGCTGCGGCTCTCACGGGCATCCGCGATTTGAAGCAGGGCGGGAAGTCGGCGACAATGGCCGCCCGAATTCGACCGCGCCGCCCCGTCCCGCGGCGTCACCCAGCCAGAAGCCACGTCCGGCCACTCCCCCTGGCCCGACCGTGTCGTGTACACCATTCTGCCGCAGGCGAGGAGCTCCCATGCCGTCCCGTTTCGAACTGGCCAACGCCATACGTGCCCTGTCCATGGACGCCGTCCAGAAGGCCAACTCCGGCCATCCCGGCGCGCCCATGGGCATGGCCGACATCGCCGAGGTGCTGTGGAACGACTACCTCGTCCACAACCCGGCCGACCCGCACTGGCCCGACCGGGACCGCTTCGTGCTCTCCAACGGCCACGGCTCGATGCTGGTCTACTCCCTGCTGCACCTCACCGGCTACGACCTGGACCTCGAGCAGCTGCAGAACTTCCGCCAGCTGCACTCCAAGACCCCCGGCCACCCGGAGTACGGCTACACGCCGGGCATCGAGACCACCACCGGCCCGCTGGGCCAGGGCCTGGCCAACGCCGTGGGCATGGCCCTGGCCGAGCGCACCCTGGCGGCGCAGTTCAACCGTCCCGGCCATACCGTCGTCGATCACCACACCTGGTGTTTTGTCGGCGACGGCTGCCTGATGGAGGGGGTCTCCCACGAGGTCTGCTCGCTGGCCGGCACCCAGGGCCTGGGCAAGCTGATCACCTTCTATGACGACAACGGCATCTCCATCGACGGCGAGGTGGAAGGCTGGTTCACCGACGACACCGCCAAGCGCTTCGAGAGCTATGGCTGGCACGTGGTGCCCAACGTCGACGGCCACAAGCCCGAGGAGATCAAGGCCGCCATCGAGCTGGCGAAGAGCCACGACGACAGGCCCAGCCTGATCATCTGCAAGACCATCATCGGCTTCGGCGCCCCCAACAAGCAGGGCAAGGAGGAGTGCCACGGCGCGGCGCTGGGCGAGGAGGAAGTCGCCGCCGCCCGCAAGCAGCTTGACTGGCCCTACCCGCCCTTCCACGTGCCCGAGGAGATCTACCAGGGCTGGGACGCCACCGAGGCCGGCCAGGCCCGCCAGGACGCCTGGCAGGCGCGGTTCGACCGCTACGCCGAGGCCTTCCCCGAGGAGGCCAGGGAGTTGCAGCGCCGTCTCAAGGGCGAGCTGCCGCTGGAGCTGACCGGCGAGGCGATGGTCGAGGAGGCCCAGGCGAAGGGCGAGAGCGTCGCCAGCCGCAAGGCGTCCCTGGCCTGCCTCAACGAGCTCGGCCCCCAGCTGCCGGAGCTGCTCGGCGGCAGTGCCGACCTGGCCCCCTCCAACCTGACCTTCTGGAAGGGCGCCCAGGCGATCAGCCCCGACGCGCCCGGCGGCAACTACCTGCACTACGGCGTGCGGGAGTTCGGCATGGCCGCCATCATGAACGGCATCGCCCTGCATGGCGGCTTCGTGCCCTACGGCGCGACCTTCCTGATCTTCTCGGAATACATGCGCAACGCCGTGCGCATGGCCGCGCTGATGAAGCAGCAGGCCATCCACGTGTTCACCCATGACTCCATCGGCCTGGGCGAGGACGGCCCGACCCACCAGCCGATCGAGCAGCTGACCGCCCTGCGCTCCACGCCCAACCTCGCCACATGGCGCCCCTGCGACGCCGTGGAGACCGCCGCGGCCTGGAATGCCGCCCTCAAGCGCCGCTCCGGCCCCACCGCCCTGGTCTTCTCCCGCCAGGGCCTGCCCCACCAGGCGCGCAGCAAGCAGCAGCTGGCCGACATCCAGCGCGGTGGTTATGTACTGAAAGAGAGCATCCTCAAGGACGAGGTGGTGACACCTGACCTTATCCTGATCGCCACCGGCTCCGAGGTCGGCCTGGCCATGGAGGCCGCCGCGGTGCTCGAGGAGCAGGGACGCGCGGTGCGCGTGGTCTCCATGCCCTCCACCGATGCCTTCGACCGCGAGGACGCCGCCTACCGCGAGGCCGTGCTGCCCGCCGGCGTCACCGCGCGTCTGGCCATCGAGGCCGGCCACCGCGACTTCTGGTACAAGTACGTGGGCCTGAACGGCGCCATCGTCGGCATGGCCAGCTTCGGCGAGTCCGCCCCGGCCGGCGACCTGTTCAAGCACTTCGGCTTCACCGTGGACCACGTGGTCGAGCAGGCCACGGCCCTGCTGGACTGATCCTGCCCGGCAGGCGACGCCCAGAACGCAGCGGGCCCGGCAGATGCCGGGCCCGCTGTCGTTGGGGAGGTTGGCCGTCTCAGGCGAGGGCCACCTCCGGGGACAGGTAGACGTCCTGGATGGCGTTGAGCAGCTCGACGCCCTCGGCCATGGGCTTCTGGAACGCCTTGCGCCCGGAGATCAGCCCCATGCCGCCGGCCCGCTTGTTGATCACCGCCGTGCGCACCGCCTCGCCGAGGTCGGTGGCGCCCTTGGCGCCGCCGCCGGAGTTGATCAGGCCGGCGCGACCCAGGTAGCAGTTGGCCACCTGGTAGCGCGCCAGGTCGATGGGGTGGTCCGAGGTTAGGTCGCTGTAGACCTTGTCGTGGGTATGGCCGAAGCCGATCTCGCGGTAGCCGGCGTTGGTCTCGGGCAGCTTCTGCTTGACGATGTCGGCCTTGAGCGTGGCCGCCATGTGATTGGCCTGGCCGGTGAGGTCGGCGGCCACGTGGTAGTCGGTGCCCTCGTGCTTGAAGGCCGGGTTGCGCAGGTAGGCCCAGAGCACGGTGACCATGCCCAGCTCATGGGCGCGCTCGAAGGCCTCGCTGATCTCCGTGATCTGGCGACGGCTCTCGTGGGAGCCGAAGTAGATGGTCGCCCCCACGGCCACGCAGCCCATCTCGAAGGCCTGCTCGACCTGGGCGAACAGCGTCTGGTCGAAGATCGCCGGGTAGCTCAGCGTCTCGTTGTGGTTGAGCTTGAGGATCATGGGGATCCGGTGGGCATAGCGGCGCGCCACCGAGGCGAGCCCGCCGAGGGTCGAGGCCACGGCGTTGCAGCCGCCCTCGATGGCCAGCTCGACGATGTTGGCCGGGTCGAAGTAGCGGGGGTTGGGCGCGAAGGAGGCCCCCGCCGAGTGCTCGATGCCCTGGTCCACCGGCAGGATGCTCAGATAACCGGTGCCACCCAGACGGCCATGGTCGAACATCGTCTGCATGTTGCGCAGCACGTGGGGACGGCGGTCGCTCTGGGCCATCACCCGGTCGACGAAATCCGGGCCCGGGGAATGGATCGTCTCGGCGGGCACGCCGCGGCAGACGTGGCCCAGCAGGCTGTCGGCCTCGCTGCCCAGCAGCTTGGTGATGTCGTTCATGTCGTGTTCCTCTCCTTGGTAACGGTGAATACGCTCTTCCCAGCGTAGCGGAAGACCCTACCGAGCGGACGCCGCGCATGCAAACGGGCGCGCCCGTCCCGGGGGACAGGCGCTCCCGGGTCAGCGCCCGCTCAGGCCGCCTTGAGCTCGGGCCCTCCCGGCTCACCCATGCCCGTCGCGCGAGGACTCCCCAGCCGGCATGGCGAGGCGTCCCTCGACGGCTGGCCTTCCTGCCCCTCGGAGGGGCCCCTCCCCCTCACCGGCCCGTCGGTGGCCTGGCGCCTGGTGGGGGCCCGGAGCAGACGATCAAGGCCCGGATGCGCTAGAATCGCCGATTCTGTTTCCCGGCACCGGAGTCCCCCACACCATCATGGCCCTTCGCATCGCCATCAACGGTTACGGCCGCATCGGCCAGTGCGTGCTGCGCGCCCTGGTCGAGCAGGAGGCAGCCCGCCACGGCGAGCCGGCGGTGGAGATCGTGGCGATCAACGAGCTCTCGGACCTCGCCACCATCGCCTACCTGACCCGCTACGACACTACCCACGGTCGCTTCCCCGGCAGCGTCGAGGTCCAGGGCGACCGGCTGGTGGTCAACGGCCGGGCGATCCGGGTGCTCTGCGAGCCCGACCCCTCAAGGCTGCCCTGGGGCGAGCTCGGCATCGACCTGGTGCTCGAGTGCTCCGGCAGCTTCAAGGACCGCGCCACCGCCCAGCGGCACCTCGATTCCGGCGCCGGGCGGCTGCTGTTCTCCCAGCCCGCCGAGAGCGACGTGGACGCCACTATCGTCACCGGCATCAACGACGGCGACCTGACGGCCGCGTGCCGCATCGTCTCCGCGGCCTCCTGCACCACGAACTGCCTGATACCGGTGCTCACCGTGCTGGACGAGGCGCTTCAGATCGAGCACGGCGTCACCACCACCATCCACTCGGCCATGAACGACCAGCCGGTGATCGACGCCTACCAACAGACCGACCTGCGCCTGACCCGCTCGGCGATGCACTCCATCGTGCCGGTGGACACGGGCCTGGCCCTCGGCATCAACCGCCTGATGCCCCACCTGGCCGGACGCTTCGAGTGCCTGCACGTGCGGGTGCCGACCATCAACGTCTCGACCATGGACCTGTCGATCTGCGTGCGCCGCGACACCACGGTGGACGAGGTCAACGCCCTGCTGCGCGAGGCGAGCCGCGGGCGGCTCTCGGGGCTGCTCGGCTACACCGAGGAGCCGGTGGCCTCGGTCGACTTCAACCACGATCCGCGCTCCGGTATCGTGGACGCCACCCAGACCCGGGTGGCCGGCGGCCACCTGGTCAAGCTGCTGTGCTGGTTCGACAACGAGTGGGGCTTTGCCAGCCGCATGCTCGACGTCACCCGGCGGCTGGCCCGCCTTCCCCCGGCCCCGACCGGCGCCCCCGACAGATGACATCCCTTCGGCTTTCCCAGACGAGGAACCTGCTTCCATGAACGTGCGCAAGATGACCGACCTCGACCTCAGCGGCCAGCGAGTGCTGATCCGTGAGGACCTGAACGTACCCGTCAAGCACGGCAAGGTCACCAGCGATGCCCGCCTGCGGGCCAGCCTCCCGACCATCCAGGCCGCCCTGGCGGCCGGCGCCCGGGTGATGCTGATGAGCCACCTGGGTCGCCCCACCGAGGGCGAACCGGCCCAGGAGTTCTCGCTGGCCCCGGTGGCCGAGCACCTGGGAGAGCTGCTGGGGCGTCCGGTGCGCCTGGTCACGGCCTACCTGGACGGCGAGGTCGAGGTGGCCGACGGC from Halomonas aestuarii encodes:
- the metK gene encoding methionine adenosyltransferase, producing the protein MSEYSLFTSESVSEGHPDKIADQISDAVLDAIIARDKNARVACETLVKTGVAIVAGEITTSAWVDLETLVREVITGIGYTSSDVGFDGQTCGVLNLIGKQSVDIAQGVDRRKPEDQGAGDQGLMFGYATNETDSYMPAPIHYAHRLVERQAELRRHGLLPWLRPDAKSQLTFRYDEAGKPCAVDAVVLSTQHDPEIDQEELRLMVRREIIEQVIPAEWLTATTQYHINPTGKFVIGGPVGDCGLTGRKIIVDTYGGMARHGGGAFSGKDPSKVDRSAAYAGRYVAKNLVAAGLADKCEIQVSYAIGVAEPTSVSVNTFGTGRVDDARIIALVREHFDLRPNAITRMLDLLHPMYQLTAAYGHFGREPFEASYRWTDTEGHEHTETFTAFPWEKTDRAAALRQAAGL
- the tkt gene encoding transketolase, with the protein product MPSRFELANAIRALSMDAVQKANSGHPGAPMGMADIAEVLWNDYLVHNPADPHWPDRDRFVLSNGHGSMLVYSLLHLTGYDLDLEQLQNFRQLHSKTPGHPEYGYTPGIETTTGPLGQGLANAVGMALAERTLAAQFNRPGHTVVDHHTWCFVGDGCLMEGVSHEVCSLAGTQGLGKLITFYDDNGISIDGEVEGWFTDDTAKRFESYGWHVVPNVDGHKPEEIKAAIELAKSHDDRPSLIICKTIIGFGAPNKQGKEECHGAALGEEEVAAARKQLDWPYPPFHVPEEIYQGWDATEAGQARQDAWQARFDRYAEAFPEEARELQRRLKGELPLELTGEAMVEEAQAKGESVASRKASLACLNELGPQLPELLGGSADLAPSNLTFWKGAQAISPDAPGGNYLHYGVREFGMAAIMNGIALHGGFVPYGATFLIFSEYMRNAVRMAALMKQQAIHVFTHDSIGLGEDGPTHQPIEQLTALRSTPNLATWRPCDAVETAAAWNAALKRRSGPTALVFSRQGLPHQARSKQQLADIQRGGYVLKESILKDEVVTPDLILIATGSEVGLAMEAAAVLEEQGRAVRVVSMPSTDAFDREDAAYREAVLPAGVTARLAIEAGHRDFWYKYVGLNGAIVGMASFGESAPAGDLFKHFGFTVDHVVEQATALLD
- a CDS encoding class I fructose-bisphosphate aldolase, coding for MNDITKLLGSEADSLLGHVCRGVPAETIHSPGPDFVDRVMAQSDRRPHVLRNMQTMFDHGRLGGTGYLSILPVDQGIEHSAGASFAPNPRYFDPANIVELAIEGGCNAVASTLGGLASVARRYAHRIPMILKLNHNETLSYPAIFDQTLFAQVEQAFEMGCVAVGATIYFGSHESRRQITEISEAFERAHELGMVTVLWAYLRNPAFKHEGTDYHVAADLTGQANHMAATLKADIVKQKLPETNAGYREIGFGHTHDKVYSDLTSDHPIDLARYQVANCYLGRAGLINSGGGAKGATDLGEAVRTAVINKRAGGMGLISGRKAFQKPMAEGVELLNAIQDVYLSPEVALA
- a CDS encoding type I glyceraldehyde-3-phosphate dehydrogenase encodes the protein MALRIAINGYGRIGQCVLRALVEQEAARHGEPAVEIVAINELSDLATIAYLTRYDTTHGRFPGSVEVQGDRLVVNGRAIRVLCEPDPSRLPWGELGIDLVLECSGSFKDRATAQRHLDSGAGRLLFSQPAESDVDATIVTGINDGDLTAACRIVSAASCTTNCLIPVLTVLDEALQIEHGVTTTIHSAMNDQPVIDAYQQTDLRLTRSAMHSIVPVDTGLALGINRLMPHLAGRFECLHVRVPTINVSTMDLSICVRRDTTVDEVNALLREASRGRLSGLLGYTEEPVASVDFNHDPRSGIVDATQTRVAGGHLVKLLCWFDNEWGFASRMLDVTRRLARLPPAPTGAPDR